The Mercenaria mercenaria strain notata chromosome 1, MADL_Memer_1, whole genome shotgun sequence nucleotide sequence tgatcgtatcagcggtatatgcaataccccacccaccggtaacgtattttggacgctgttttatgttaataagaaataagaatcgtataaacaggacatttatttaccttaaatgctactgaaaaatacattaaaaagaattataaggctgtgtcatcttctcattttgtcgtgattataaaagaaaattggatttgtgtatcccggaagtaaacatatataacgctgtgtgaggagtgcgcggtcgtgagaattacatatgcactgcaattgcactgggggtttatgtaactaaaagagaaaaaacgtggacagtcttaaaaaaaaatttgaatagaTTTACATGAaggaaatcgataaataagatagaaaatttttaaatcagcgtcgttgatatacgatattaaaaagggagcacATTCTCAGTGAGGCTTTCAAAGCGTTGAATCTTCGTTATTTCCGATGAATtgagtgtgatgattacgaaaaacggctgcagtttattacaaaattcgattttttattcactcaagtgatcatgtcatctgcttaattggtgcaaacttaaacggtttgatagttgactgaccaatgttacacgcttatgcaaacaatctaattttgacacgttACTGATTGcataattgtcacatgtctacatgtattgaaacttaaacaaaggcgatacgcaaaaaaaagtaagctagcagacgattattgatttttagctcgactattcatagaatagtgagctattgcactcgcccatgcgtcggcgtccgcgtcggcgtccgcgtccgcgtcccgattttggttaaggttttgtatgtaagctggtatctcagtaaccacttgtgggaatggattgaaacttcacacacttattcactgtgacaaactgacttacattgcacaggttccataactctattttgcttttttacaaaattatgcccctttttcgacttagaaatttttggttaaggttttgtatgtaagctggtaactcagtaaccacttgtgggaatggattgaaacttcacacacttattcactgtgatgaactgatctacattgcacaggttccataactctattttgcttttttacaaaattatgcccctttttcgacttagaaatttttggttaaggttttgtatgtaagctggtatctcagtacttactaatgggaatggattgaaacttcacatacttgttcactatcatgatctgacatgcactaagcaagtcccataactctactctctttttttttcaaaattatgcccctttttcgacttatcagtttttggttaaatttttgtatgtaatctgatatctcagtatccactaattagaatggattgaaacttcacacacttgttcactgtcatgatctaacatgcactgtgaaggtcccataactctacttggcatttttacaaaattatgcccctttgacttagcagttttttgtgaagtttttgtatgtaagctggtatctcagtatccacaaattggaaaggattgaaacttcacacacttgttcactgtcatgatatgacatgcagtacagaggttcaatacctctactttgcattttacaaaattatgcccctttttcaacttttgtattcattcaattgacaaggctgttgaatagtcgagcgttgctgtcctccgacagctcttgttgtgacagttgtcatggaaaggtgttaaagtacagAGTACTTGTAGTTtgaacgctggttatgatcaaattaagtaTCATctgcggattttttttttttttttttttttttttttttttttttttttatgatatttgtaccctctaaaatttgggcgccaaggccatacagcgttataccgaggaccgcggtatatcgagaagcgttataacgggtttcgagtgtattatgctagtattacttacatgtggaagcccaggatgaagtactccaaagtattttcaagatttcttatggttgccattcttttGTGACAAGatcgtatggtgggggtatgagtcactcctgtgacagttctagtttgacCTGCCAGtgttaattattttgtacatttttttcagactgtaAAAGCATCTGGAGAAATGGAAGCTGTCCGTGTAACTAGATCGTCACCTAAGAGTGCCTCAAACACTCCGTCAAGCTTGTATGAATTTATTGGGGAATCGCCTCTTGGTGACAGTAATAAAAACTCTGGTAAAAAACAAAGTCAGTCCAAAGCAGATGGGAAGGTTACAAAGAAAAAGGTGGAAAAGGCAAAGACAGCAAAGATAAAACCTGCATCTGAggacaaaaataagaaaaaggcAGGAAATACGAAAACATCAGTAGCCCCCTCAAAGACGACTGTTACAAAATGTACACCAAAAGGACGAGTGTCAAAGGCAGTCATACCACTAGAAAATATACATGATGAGAATGAAACAAAGAAAGGCAATAAAAGACTCAGGGCATTAAAACCAATACCACCACCAAATTTAGATGGTATCTCACCAATAGCTTGTGAAAGAAAGTCGACTCCATCTCGAAAAAGAGCCAGTCATTCTAAGAAGGGAATCAATGAAACTTCTAAAAGCAAGAAACTAAGGTCATCTAAAGGTGGTGAAATTCAGTTAACTGCGAGTGTTTCCTACATGGAATCTGAGGAGGGAAATTCAGCTGATGATAGTGCAATTTTTGTATCACCGAGACAAACCATGCCGAGATTTAATGCTGCTAAAACATCAACACCAGCAAACGTTTCAGATAAAAGCaagaaaatgtctgtgaaaaatATGTCTAGACTTGCTTCTAAAGATACGTCAACACCAAATGAGTCTAAACCAAAAAGGGGTTTCACAGGCATAAAAGGTAACATTTCCAAGCTATCACCAGTTCAGCGCCTGGATACCCCAACATCAGACTACGGATCTATGGAGGAAATCCAAACGCCCAGCCCAACACCTCCTGTTAAAGCAAGCAGAAAGAAAAGAGGAAATTCTCCAGCATTTACTCTAGAAGATGAGGATTCAGGTACTGGTAATTGTGAGAAAAGAAAGTTTTCTTTAAGTCCAGATTGAATAGGTTAGAATTCCCTGTGCAGTgtgggggcctctgtggccaagtgtttaaagtcactgacttcgaatcactttcccctcactgATGTGTTTTGAGCTCGCTGTCTTTTCGTGATCTTTTCGTATCACCTGGGGTCTAACGTCAGCCCCA carries:
- the LOC123541937 gene encoding uncharacterized protein LOC123541937, with the protein product MSNKQKNKSIKGLDPTQRIGGQLKQNKTVKASGEMEAVRVTRSSPKSASNTPSSLYEFIGESPLGDSNKNSGKKQSQSKADGKVTKKKVEKAKTAKIKPASEDKNKKKAGNTKTSVAPSKTTVTKCTPKGRVSKAVIPLENIHDENETKKGNKRLRALKPIPPPNLDGISPIACERKSTPSRKRASHSKKGINETSKSKKLRSSKGGEIQLTASVSYMESEEGNSADDSAIFVSPRQTMPRFNAAKTSTPANVSDKSKKMSVKNMSRLASKDTSTPNESKPKRGFTGIKGNISKLSPVQRLDTPTSDYGSMEEIQTPSPTPPVKASRKKRGNSPAFTLEDEDSGENFNLNKSVERSYRKSKRKYETGRFSTSKLDEWADKVNSELEDIENFELSVEG